The proteins below are encoded in one region of Gallus gallus isolate bGalGal1 chromosome 12, bGalGal1.mat.broiler.GRCg7b, whole genome shotgun sequence:
- the SELENOK gene encoding selenoprotein K (UGA stop codon recoded as selenocysteine; The RefSeq protein has 1 substitution compared to this genomic sequence) — MVYISNGQVLDNRSRAPWSLSAITDFFWSIADFVVMFFQSIIQPDLRRRGYTSSSYLGQSDGRGPPGNPRRRMGRINHWGGGPSPPPMAGGGUGR, encoded by the exons ATGGTGTACATATCTAATG GACAAGTTTTGGATAACCGGAGCCGGGCTCCTTGGAGCTTGTCAGCCATAACAGATTTCTTCTGGTCAATAGCAGACTTTGTAGTTATGtt ctTCCAGAGCATTATTCAACCAGACCTGAGGAGAAGAGGCTACACATCTTCCTCCTACTTAGGACAAAGTGATGGAAGAGG GCCTCCAGGAAATCCTCGCCGTAGAATGGGCAGAATAAATCACTGGGGTGGAGGCCCTAGTCCACCACCAATGGCTGGAGGTGGATGAGGAAG GTAA